A section of the Cottoperca gobio chromosome 17, fCotGob3.1, whole genome shotgun sequence genome encodes:
- the basp1 gene encoding brain acid soluble protein 1 homolog, which produces MGGKLSKKKKGYNVNDDKAKDKDAKVEGASAEESEAPKDNKDEAPAATDTKEVANDTAAKEVPAADAAAPKEEEKNATPAAKEPEKPAANAEPKTEAPKNAEPAKAEEKPAAPAPAKESAPAAKEPEVKAAAPAPTTESKDEADAKKTEAPAAPAAKAEAAPAASPDPKPTEAAAPAPAKEGAAAPSSTPAAEPPAKEANATEAPSKDQTVAVQD; this is translated from the coding sequence ATGGGAGGCAAGCTCAGCAAAAAGAAGAAGGGATACAACGTAAACGATGACAAGGCCAAAGACAAGGATGCCAAAGTAGAGGGGGCCTCTGCCGAGGAGAGTGAAGCACCGAAAGACAACAAAGACGAGGCCCCGGCTGCCACCGACACTAAGGAGGTAGCGAACGACACGGCGGCGAAGGAGGTGCCAGCAGCAGACGCTGCAGCGcccaaagaggaagaaaagaacgCCACTCCCGCCGCCAAGGAGCCGGAGAAACCTGCCGCCAACGCTGAGCCGAAAACAGAGGCGCCCAAGAACGCAGAGCCCGCCAAGGCTGAGGAGAAACCAGCTGCCCCCGCCCCGGCCAAAGAATCAGCCCCTGCTGCCAAGGAGCCCGAGGTTAAGGCGGCAGCACCTGCCCCGACGACTGAGAGCAAAGATGAGGCCGACGCCAAAAAGACTGAGGCCCCCGCGGCACCAGCAGCCAAAGCCGAGGCGGCCCCCGCTGCCTCCCCTGACCCCAAGCCTACAGAGGCAGCAGCTCCCGCACCGGCGAAGGAGGGGGCCGCAGCCCCTAGTTCAACACCAGCCGCCGAGCCTCCAGCCAAGGAGGCGAACGCCACAGAGGCACCAAGCAAGGATCAAACCGTAGCAGTTCAAGATTAA